AACGGGGAAGTGGTGGCATGCATCATATATGCCTGATTAAAGCGGGAGAAGTTGACAGCGCCACGGCCTTCGCGCACATGAATGTAAGACGCCTGCGACAGCGCATTCAGCAGTTTGTGAGTGGAGTGGGTAGCGAACACGGTTGGGCCGTTATGATCGCCAGGTTCACCGCGCATGGCATAGTGATCGGCATAGATCGGATTAAAGCGCGCATAACCGTACCAGGCTTCGTCGAAGTGCAGACGATCGGAGGTTTTTTCCAGCAGATCCTGCGCTTCTTTGGCGTTGTAGCATACGCCGTCGTAGGTGCAGTTGGTTACCACGCAGTAAGAAGGTTTTTGCCCAACTTTATCTTTGGTCAGCGGGCTTTCGCTGATTTTCTTCTGTAAAGTTTCTGGTTGCATTTCCTGCGGGTAGATTGGCCCGATAATGCCGTAGCGGTTGCGACTTGGCACCATGTAGACGGGTTTCGCGCCAGTCAGCATTAAGCCTTGTTCGATGGATTTGTGGCAGTTACGGTCAACGACCACCACATCGTTATCGGTCATGCAAGCCTGCATGATGGTGCGGTTAGAGCCGGAAGTCCCGACGACGACTGACCAGGAGCGATCGGCACCAAATACGCGCGCGGCATATTTTTCACTTTCGCCAAATGCGCCAGTATGGTCAAGTAAAGAACCGAGGGAAGTTCTTTCGATGCCCATGTCGGTACGGAACAGATTTTCACCATAATAGTCATGGTAGAAACGTCCGGCTGGCGTTTTGGTGAAGCCGACGCCGCCCTGGTGGCCCGGTGCAGCCCAGGAATACTCGTGGATGTCGCTATATTTCATCAGCGCGCTGAACAGTGGCGGCAACAGTTGCTGGCGGTAGCGGGTCATCGCGGCAACGGCGCGTCCGGCGATAAAGTCGGCGGTATCTTCCAGAATCCAGGCGAATTCATCGACAAGCTCCAGCAGGTCGCGATCCATTGCGGCGAGGGCTTTTTCCCGATCGCCTAACAGGAATACCGGCACATTTTGCTGGCGTTCGTGAAGCTTACCGATCAATTCTCTGACGTTTTGATGTTCGTCCGGATGTTCCATTTGATAGCTGAACATCAGACAATCAATGGCCTCATTTGAAGAGAGAATGGCAAAGCCGTCATCAAATGAGGTTGATTTAATGACAGTGACATTTTGCTGGCTTAAGGCATTCGCCAGACGCTCAACGGCGTTACCGACCCAGGTGTCCTGATGGAGAAACTCGCTTTCAACAATTAATACTTTCATCATTGCTTACCCGGTTATGAAGGAATCTTCGT
The DNA window shown above is from Escherichia sp. E4742 and carries:
- the adiA gene encoding arginine decarboxylase; this encodes MKVLIVESEFLHQDTWVGNAVERLANALSQQNVTVIKSTSFDDGFAILSSNEAIDCLMFSYQMEHPDEHQNVRELIGKLHERQQNVPVFLLGDREKALAAMDRDLLELVDEFAWILEDTADFIAGRAVAAMTRYRQQLLPPLFSALMKYSDIHEYSWAAPGHQGGVGFTKTPAGRFYHDYYGENLFRTDMGIERTSLGSLLDHTGAFGESEKYAARVFGADRSWSVVVGTSGSNRTIMQACMTDNDVVVVDRNCHKSIEQGLMLTGAKPVYMVPSRNRYGIIGPIYPQEMQPETLQKKISESPLTKDKVGQKPSYCVVTNCTYDGVCYNAKEAQDLLEKTSDRLHFDEAWYGYARFNPIYADHYAMRGEPGDHNGPTVFATHSTHKLLNALSQASYIHVREGRGAVNFSRFNQAYMMHATTSPLYAICASNDVAVSMMDGNSGQSLTQEVIDEAVDFRQAMARLYKEFTDEGNWFFKPWNKEVVTDPETGKTYDFADAPSKLLTTVQDCWVMHPGESWHGFKDIPDNWSMLDPIKVSILAPGMGEDGELEETGVPAALVTAWLGRHGIVPTRTTDFQIMFLFSMGVTRGKWGTLVNTLCSFKRHYDANTPLAQVMPELAEQYPDTYANMGIHDLGDKMFAWLKENNPGARLNEAYSGLPVAEITPREAYNAIVDNNVELVSIENLPGRIAANSVIPYPPGIPMLLSGENFGDKNSPQVSYLRSLQSWDHHFPGFEHETEGTEIIDGIYHVMCVKA